A single Triticum dicoccoides isolate Atlit2015 ecotype Zavitan chromosome 2A, WEW_v2.0, whole genome shotgun sequence DNA region contains:
- the LOC119357192 gene encoding NDR1/HIN1-like protein 10, which yields MGSGSRAASCLCCPFKCLACGLFSCLCSILVSLLVTAGVLALILYFVFRPQMIAATVDSASLAQFALGTPASPALLQYNLTLAMTVRNPNKRVGLYYDNVEALALYDGQRFGFAPLDPFFQGHQASTEVKPAFGGQQVLEGDVTQSNLRTQLAGGAVEVEVKLNAKLRVKVWAFKVPGPRARISCPLSLPAPGAAAGAPAFKPTDCKVWF from the coding sequence ATGGGTTCGGGGAGCCGCGCGGCGTCGTGCCTGTGCTGCCCGTTCAAGTGCCTGGCGTGCGGGCTCTTCAGCTGCCTCTGCAGCATCCTCGTCTCCCTCCTCGTCACCGCGGGggtcctcgccctcatcctctactTCGTCTTCCGCCCGCAGATGATCGCCGCCACTGTCGACTCGGCCTCCCTCGCCCAGTTCGCGCTCGGCACCCCGGCCAGCCCCGCGCTGCTCCAGTACAACCTCACGCTCGCCATGACGGTGCGCAACCCCAACAAGCGGGTGGGCCTCTACTACGACAACGTCGAGGCCCTCGCGCTCTACGACGGCCAGCGCTTCGGGTTCGCGCCCCTCGACCCCTTCTTCCAGGGCCACCAGGCATCCACGGAGGTGAAGCCGGCGTTCGGCGGCCAGCAGGTGCTGGAGGGGGACGTCACCCAGTCCAACCTCAGGACGCAGCTGGCGGGAGgcgcggtggaggtggaggtgaaGCTCAACGCCAAGCTCCGCGTCAAGGTGTGGGCGTTCAAGGTGCCCGGGCCCCGCGCCAGGATCAGCTGCCCGCTCTCCCTCCCCGCCCcaggcgccgccgccggcgcccccGCATTCAAGCCCACCGACTGCAAAGTCTGGTTCTGA